In Mycobacterium sp. JS623, one genomic interval encodes:
- a CDS encoding Dyp-type peroxidase: MPAPLPQPVTAPLTPAAIFLVVVINEEEGAVQKVHDALPDIAGLVRAVGFRDPDKKLSVVTSIGSDAWDRLFSGPRPAELTPFIELTGGRHEAPATAGDLLFHIRAMSMDMCFELAGRIVKALGPVTIVDETHGFRFFDNRDLLGFVDGTENPDGPLAVSATEVGDEDPDFAGGCYVHVQKYLHDMSAWEALSVTEQELVIGRSKLEDIEMDDDVKPANSHIALNVIEDEDGNELKIVRHNMPFGEIGKGEYGTYFIGYSRTAAVTEQMLSNMFIGDPPGNTDHILEFSTAVTGGKFFTPIVDFLNDPPPLPNSEPEEEHPEVTVAPVATNGSLGIGSLKGTGQ, encoded by the coding sequence GTGCCCGCACCACTACCGCAACCGGTAACGGCGCCGTTGACACCCGCAGCCATCTTCCTAGTTGTCGTCATCAATGAAGAGGAGGGGGCGGTCCAAAAGGTCCACGACGCGCTGCCCGACATCGCCGGACTGGTCCGCGCGGTCGGCTTCCGCGACCCGGACAAGAAGTTGTCGGTGGTGACGTCGATCGGATCGGACGCGTGGGATCGGCTGTTTTCCGGTCCGCGGCCCGCCGAGCTGACGCCGTTCATCGAACTGACCGGGGGACGCCACGAAGCGCCTGCGACGGCAGGGGATCTGCTGTTCCACATCAGGGCGATGTCGATGGACATGTGCTTCGAGTTGGCGGGTCGCATCGTCAAGGCATTGGGGCCGGTGACCATCGTCGACGAGACGCACGGTTTCCGGTTCTTCGATAACCGGGACCTGCTCGGCTTCGTCGACGGCACCGAAAATCCCGACGGCCCGCTTGCGGTGTCCGCCACCGAGGTAGGCGATGAGGACCCCGATTTCGCGGGGGGCTGCTATGTGCACGTGCAGAAGTATCTGCATGACATGTCGGCCTGGGAGGCACTGTCGGTCACCGAGCAGGAGTTGGTGATCGGCCGGAGCAAGCTCGAGGACATCGAGATGGATGACGATGTCAAACCGGCCAATTCGCACATCGCGCTGAACGTGATCGAGGACGAGGACGGCAACGAGCTGAAGATCGTCCGGCACAACATGCCGTTCGGTGAGATCGGTAAGGGCGAGTACGGCACGTACTTCATCGGCTACTCGCGGACGGCGGCGGTCACCGAGCAGATGCTGAGCAACATGTTCATCGGCGACCCGCCCGGCAACACCGATCACATCCTCGAGTTCTCGACCGCGGTCACGGGGGGCAAGTTCTTCACGCCGATCGTCGACTTTCTCAATGACCCACCGCCGCTTCCGAATTCGGAACCCGAAGAAGAGCATCCAGAAGTCACCGTCGCGCCCGTCGCCACCAACGGATCGCTGGGGATCGGCAGCCTGAAAGGAACCGGCCAATGA
- a CDS encoding family 1 encapsulin nanocompartment shell protein, with amino-acid sequence MNNLYRDLAPITEGAWAQIEEEATRTFKRHIAGRRVVDVSEPGGPVTAAISTGHLTDVAAPGDGVMAHLRESKPLVRLRVPFTVSRTAIDDVERGAQDSDWDPVKDAAKKLAFVEDRAIFEGYDAASIEGIRACSSNPALALPQDAREIPDVIAQALSELRLAGVDGPYSVLLSADVYTKVSETTEHGYPIREHLNRLVDGDIIWAPAIDGAFVLSTRGGDFDLQLGTDVSIGYLSHDADSVELYLEETLTFLCYTAEASVALTP; translated from the coding sequence ATGAACAACCTGTATCGCGATCTGGCTCCGATCACCGAAGGCGCGTGGGCGCAAATCGAGGAGGAGGCGACGCGAACGTTCAAGCGGCACATCGCAGGACGGCGGGTGGTCGACGTCAGCGAACCGGGCGGACCGGTGACCGCCGCGATCAGCACGGGACATCTGACCGATGTCGCTGCACCCGGCGACGGGGTGATGGCGCATCTGCGTGAGAGCAAGCCGCTGGTGCGGTTGCGGGTGCCGTTCACGGTGTCGCGCACCGCAATTGACGATGTCGAGCGTGGCGCGCAGGACTCGGATTGGGATCCGGTGAAGGACGCGGCGAAGAAGTTGGCGTTCGTGGAGGACCGGGCGATCTTCGAGGGTTATGACGCAGCATCCATCGAGGGCATCAGGGCATGCAGCTCGAATCCGGCGCTGGCGCTGCCGCAAGACGCGCGCGAGATTCCCGACGTGATCGCACAGGCGCTGTCGGAACTGCGGCTCGCTGGCGTGGACGGCCCGTACTCGGTGCTGCTGTCGGCCGACGTGTACACGAAGGTCAGCGAGACGACCGAACACGGCTATCCGATCCGCGAGCATCTGAACAGGCTGGTCGACGGCGACATCATCTGGGCGCCTGCGATTGACGGTGCGTTCGTCTTGTCAACGCGCGGCGGCGATTTCGATCTGCAGCTGGGAACCGATGTGTCGATCGGATATCTGTCGCATGATGCGGACAGTGTGGAGCTGTATCTGGAGGAGACGCTGACGTTCCTCTGCTACACGGCCGAAGCCTCGGTCGCCTTGACTCCCTAG
- the purQ gene encoding phosphoribosylformylglycinamidine synthase subunit PurQ → MTARVGVITFPGTLDDVDAARAVRLAGAEAVSLWHADADLKGVDAVVVPGGFSYGDYLRCGAIAKFAPVMGEVVRGAAQGLPVLGICNGFQVLCEAGLLPGALTRNAGLHFVCRDLWLEVVSNSTAWTSRYDVGADILVPLKSGEGRYVASEKMLDELDGEGRVVFRYRDNPNGSQRDIAGISSANGRVVGLMPHPEHATEALTGPSDDGLGLFYSALDLVLAA, encoded by the coding sequence GTGACCGCGCGGGTGGGCGTGATCACATTCCCGGGCACGCTTGACGACGTCGATGCGGCGCGTGCGGTCCGGTTGGCCGGTGCCGAGGCGGTCAGCCTGTGGCATGCCGATGCCGACCTCAAGGGCGTCGACGCGGTGGTGGTGCCCGGCGGCTTTTCGTACGGCGACTATCTCCGGTGCGGTGCGATTGCGAAGTTCGCTCCGGTGATGGGCGAGGTAGTGCGAGGCGCCGCGCAGGGTCTGCCAGTGTTGGGGATTTGCAACGGTTTTCAGGTGCTGTGTGAGGCTGGGCTGCTGCCCGGTGCGTTGACGCGCAACGCGGGTCTGCACTTCGTCTGCCGCGATCTGTGGCTCGAGGTGGTGTCGAATTCGACGGCGTGGACATCGCGCTACGACGTCGGTGCCGACATCCTGGTGCCGCTGAAGTCCGGCGAGGGCCGCTACGTCGCCAGCGAGAAGATGCTCGACGAGCTCGACGGCGAGGGCCGAGTGGTGTTCCGCTACCGCGACAACCCCAACGGCTCGCAGCGCGATATCGCGGGCATCAGCTCGGCCAACGGTCGCGTCGTCGGCCTGATGCCGCATCCCGAGCACGCCACCGAGGCGCTGACCGGTCCGTCCGACGACGGCCTCGGCCTGTTTTACTCCGCGCTGGATCTGGTGCTGGCCGCTTAA
- the purS gene encoding phosphoribosylformylglycinamidine synthase subunit PurS, which yields MARVVVHVMPKAEILDPQGQAIVGALGRLGFGGVSDVRQGKRFELEVDDSIDDDTLAEIAESLLANTVIEDFSVSREQS from the coding sequence GTGGCAAGGGTGGTGGTGCACGTGATGCCCAAGGCGGAGATCCTCGACCCGCAGGGTCAGGCGATCGTCGGCGCGTTGGGCCGTCTCGGCTTCGGCGGTGTGTCAGATGTCCGGCAGGGCAAGCGATTTGAGCTCGAGGTCGACGACAGCATCGATGACGACACCCTGGCCGAAATCGCCGAATCTCTGTTGGCGAACACGGTTATCGAGGACTTCAGCGTCAGCAGGGAGCAGTCGTGA